The following coding sequences are from one Methanooceanicella nereidis window:
- a CDS encoding pyruvate ferredoxin oxidoreductase subunit gamma → MKEIRIHGRGGQGSVTAAELIAVAAFEDGKWSQAFPYFGTERRGAPVTAFARISDSQIRIRSQIYQPDYVIVQDPSLIHSVDVASGIKDDGLILINSDKKPSEIGINTKAKIKTIDATSLALEVIGLPIVNTALLGAFAGATGMIRLESVNKAIKARFPGKVGDKNVEAVKRAFELMAR, encoded by the coding sequence TTGAAGGAAATTCGAATACACGGACGCGGCGGTCAGGGTTCCGTCACCGCGGCAGAGCTGATAGCTGTCGCGGCATTCGAGGACGGTAAATGGAGCCAGGCCTTCCCTTACTTCGGCACTGAGAGGAGGGGTGCTCCCGTGACTGCGTTCGCAAGAATATCCGATTCACAGATTCGGATAAGAAGCCAGATCTATCAGCCGGACTATGTTATCGTGCAGGATCCGTCCCTCATACACTCGGTAGATGTGGCGAGCGGCATTAAGGACGACGGGCTCATTTTAATTAACTCTGATAAGAAACCATCTGAGATAGGCATCAACACGAAGGCGAAGATCAAGACGATAGACGCGACCTCTCTCGCTCTGGAGGTCATAGGCCTCCCGATAGTTAACACTGCCTTGCTCGGCGCTTTTGCCGGCGCGACGGGAATGATCAGGCTGGAGTCCGTGAACAAGGCGATCAAGGCCAGATTCCCCGGAAAGGTCGGAGATAAGAACGTAGAGGCCGTAAAGAGGGCCTTTGAGCTAATGGCTCGCTAG
- a CDS encoding 4Fe-4S binding protein — MADNKQRLTIGLVAKPGSTLQYHTGGWRTYRPVIDHEKCIGCKRCADSCMEGAPFECAHDGKKKKFCVNYDYCKGCGVCAYECPVDAIEMVVEEK; from the coding sequence ATGGCTGACAATAAACAAAGACTTACTATAGGCCTGGTGGCAAAGCCCGGCAGCACGCTACAGTACCACACTGGCGGCTGGAGGACATACCGGCCGGTTATTGACCATGAGAAGTGCATAGGCTGCAAGAGATGCGCAGACTCTTGCATGGAAGGCGCACCGTTCGAATGCGCGCACGACGGCAAAAAGAAAAAGTTCTGTGTAAATTATGATTATTGTAAGGGCTGCGGCGTTTGCGCCTACGAGTGCCCGGTAGACGCTATTGAAATGGTAGTGGAGGAGAAATAA
- a CDS encoding transketolase C-terminal domain-containing protein, giving the protein MAKMAVIEGSHAIAEAAKVCRPAVVSAYPITPQTHIVEDISQMIADGELMNCEYVRTESEFSAASVILGAAAAGTRVFSATSSQGAVLMYEVLFSMAGMRLPGVLAMANRSVSSPLSIWNDHQDAISARDNGWIQLWAEDNQEAADMIVQAFKIGEDRRILLPVMVNLDGFLITHTYEPVEILDQNMVDEFLPPYEPLYKLDPKDPVTMGALAQPEYYTEARYMIHYAQLCAKDVIEEVAEEFGKKFGRYKGGLIDTYKMEGAEVVLISMGSVIGTMKDAVDEMRAEGIPVGIVKIRSYRPFPVEALREALKGAKVVCVLDKNISMGMEGAVFTDLKAALYNVKGSPDILGFIIGLGGRDITITDIKNLTNKGFAKMRGEKVSEMEWYKLDVDILPEGI; this is encoded by the coding sequence ATGGCAAAGATGGCAGTCATTGAGGGCTCACATGCAATAGCCGAAGCAGCTAAGGTATGCAGGCCGGCGGTAGTATCAGCTTATCCCATAACCCCGCAGACTCACATCGTCGAGGACATCTCACAGATGATCGCGGACGGGGAGCTAATGAACTGCGAATACGTTCGTACGGAGAGCGAATTTTCGGCAGCGTCCGTAATACTGGGTGCGGCAGCGGCCGGTACAAGGGTATTCAGCGCAACGTCATCCCAGGGCGCTGTCCTGATGTACGAGGTGCTCTTCAGTATGGCAGGCATGAGGCTCCCGGGCGTGCTCGCTATGGCGAACAGGTCAGTATCATCACCCTTATCGATATGGAACGACCACCAGGACGCGATCTCAGCCAGGGATAACGGCTGGATACAGCTCTGGGCCGAGGACAACCAGGAAGCCGCCGACATGATCGTGCAGGCATTCAAGATCGGGGAAGATCGCAGGATCCTGCTGCCGGTCATGGTCAATCTGGATGGTTTCCTTATTACGCACACATATGAGCCGGTAGAGATTCTCGACCAGAATATGGTGGACGAGTTCCTGCCTCCGTATGAGCCGCTATACAAGCTTGACCCGAAAGACCCGGTAACAATGGGTGCACTGGCCCAGCCGGAGTATTATACTGAGGCCAGGTACATGATACACTATGCACAGCTCTGTGCAAAAGATGTCATAGAAGAGGTTGCCGAAGAGTTCGGTAAGAAATTCGGCAGGTATAAGGGAGGCCTAATCGATACCTACAAGATGGAAGGGGCCGAGGTCGTCCTGATATCAATGGGCTCAGTAATAGGGACCATGAAGGATGCAGTCGATGAGATGAGGGCAGAAGGGATCCCGGTCGGCATAGTCAAGATAAGGTCTTACAGGCCGTTCCCGGTAGAGGCCCTTCGCGAAGCGTTGAAGGGTGCCAAAGTCGTCTGCGTTCTCGATAAGAACATCTCAATGGGCATGGAAGGCGCCGTCTTCACGGACCTTAAAGCGGCACTATACAACGTAAAGGGATCTCCGGACATACTCGGGTTCATAATAGGGCTCGGAGGCCGTGACATCACTATAACTGACATCAAGAATCTCACGAACAAGGGATTCGCAAAGATGCGCGGCGAGAAGGTATCGGAGATGGAATGGTATAAACTTGATGTTGATATCCTCCCGGAGGGGATATAA
- the porB gene encoding pyruvate synthase subunit PorB: MAALEDLFASGHRACAGCGCSLFLKTLLNVTGPNVIITEATGCMEVISTPYPESAWKVPWIHSLFENAAPVAAGIEAALKATGRKNDTKVIAIGGDGATIDIGFGNLSGVMERGHDILYICYDNEAYMNTGIQRSGSTPYDASTTTTPAGKVSFGNQSQKKNAPAIMAAHGIPYVATTSMGYPADFAKKVRKALSIEGPKYIQVHATCTPGWGIDSALSIEILRLAVETAMYPLYEYENGEVTSVKKIKGRKPVREYLEKQKRFSHLFKMPNGDKEIEKIQQIADLNAKHFGLDVVEKAKPKEAKAE; this comes from the coding sequence ATGGCGGCACTAGAAGACCTATTTGCTTCGGGCCACAGGGCATGCGCAGGCTGCGGCTGCTCGCTTTTCCTTAAGACGCTGCTCAATGTGACCGGCCCCAATGTAATCATTACCGAGGCCACGGGGTGTATGGAGGTCATATCGACGCCTTACCCTGAAAGCGCATGGAAGGTGCCCTGGATACACTCGCTTTTCGAGAACGCGGCACCTGTAGCAGCCGGCATAGAGGCGGCCCTTAAGGCGACAGGAAGAAAGAATGATACAAAGGTAATAGCCATTGGCGGTGACGGTGCTACAATAGACATCGGCTTCGGCAACCTGTCAGGCGTGATGGAGAGGGGCCATGATATTCTCTACATCTGCTACGACAATGAGGCATACATGAATACCGGCATACAGCGCAGCGGCTCTACGCCATATGACGCGTCCACGACCACGACGCCTGCCGGTAAAGTATCTTTCGGCAATCAGAGCCAGAAGAAGAACGCTCCCGCAATAATGGCCGCTCACGGCATACCGTATGTGGCTACAACGTCTATGGGATACCCGGCCGACTTTGCCAAGAAGGTAAGAAAAGCTTTATCCATCGAGGGCCCGAAGTATATACAGGTACATGCCACATGCACGCCCGGATGGGGTATTGACAGCGCCTTATCCATAGAGATCTTAAGGCTTGCCGTAGAGACTGCAATGTACCCGCTTTACGAGTATGAGAACGGCGAGGTCACCAGCGTCAAGAAGATCAAGGGCAGGAAACCGGTCCGCGAGTACCTCGAAAAACAGAAGAGGTTTTCACATCTGTTCAAGATGCCTAACGGTGATAAGGAGATCGAAAAGATACAGCAGATCGCCGACCTTAACGCAAAGCACTTTGGCCTTGACGTGGTGGAAAAGGCTAAACCCAAAGAAGCAAAGGCGGAGTAA
- a CDS encoding IMP cyclohydrolase yields the protein MYVGRFVIIGKTNGKLWAGYRVSSRSFPNRYAVRSNDMTVAIMPRDVKDLEKSPYISYNTIKILPTAAVVTNGSHTDPIVEKIAMGYPARDALALTLLAMDYEKDALNTPRIAAVVTKDSGFLGIVTKDGISVSELPLQDGDCYMVATYEKTTFSKVTLEATSADDLARKMYDLTFEKPVCSAAAYQKDGGFELGTYNGPQ from the coding sequence ATGTATGTAGGAAGGTTCGTTATAATCGGGAAAACGAACGGAAAGCTCTGGGCAGGATACAGGGTATCCTCCCGCTCATTTCCGAACCGCTATGCGGTCAGGTCCAATGATATGACGGTCGCTATAATGCCAAGGGATGTTAAAGACCTGGAGAAAAGCCCGTACATATCATATAATACCATTAAGATCCTGCCGACCGCGGCGGTAGTCACCAACGGGTCCCATACGGATCCCATTGTTGAAAAGATCGCGATGGGCTATCCCGCGAGGGACGCACTGGCACTGACATTGCTGGCCATGGACTATGAAAAAGATGCTCTTAACACTCCACGTATCGCAGCAGTAGTTACCAAAGACTCTGGATTTTTGGGCATCGTGACCAAGGATGGCATCAGCGTTAGTGAATTGCCGCTACAGGATGGCGATTGCTATATGGTCGCTACCTACGAGAAGACAACGTTTTCTAAGGTGACCCTGGAAGCCACGTCAGCAGACGACCTTGCCAGGAAGATGTACGACCTTACCTTTGAGAAGCCGGTATGCTCTGCAGCAGCATACCAGAAAGACGGCGGATTCGAGCTCGGAACTTATAATGGGCCTCAGTGA
- a CDS encoding nucleoside deaminase, whose protein sequence is MDDESFMRIAIEKAKEGIMEGQNPFGACIVKDGKIISCEHNMIVRDTDITSHAEINAIREACKRLGTTDLSGCTIYCTCEPCTMCFTACYLASISKIVHGARIRDGIDYGFDVIEISNEEMKKRSAMYVNIIGDFLRDENLELFRLWHKLYGDKEQSLLKH, encoded by the coding sequence ATGGATGACGAGTCCTTCATGCGGATCGCCATAGAAAAAGCTAAAGAAGGCATCATGGAAGGCCAGAACCCGTTCGGGGCATGTATCGTTAAAGACGGGAAGATAATAAGCTGCGAACATAACATGATAGTCAGGGATACGGACATCACATCCCATGCCGAGATCAATGCTATACGCGAGGCCTGTAAAAGACTGGGCACGACCGACCTTTCGGGTTGTACGATATACTGTACCTGCGAGCCGTGCACGATGTGCTTCACCGCATGCTATCTTGCCAGTATATCAAAGATCGTACACGGCGCCCGTATAAGGGATGGCATCGATTATGGTTTTGACGTAATAGAGATCTCGAACGAGGAAATGAAAAAGAGGAGCGCTATGTACGTGAATATCATCGGTGATTTTTTGAGGGATGAAAACCTGGAGCTTTTTAGATTATGGCATAAATTGTATGGCGATAAGGAACAGAGCCTGTTAAAACATTAA
- a CDS encoding GAF domain-containing protein, with product MSNGGYIRLYKQFEDIFEHSAGPVFIFNELEELVYHNLSGKSLLDTSGKIKPVFAEIIDVENKSLKEIVENLRSGYMANPVESNVMTPTGISNYYMDIWPAKYGRETFYVCYLNASRKECPDVISRACESFYNESSDAMLIIDCENYTFINVNKRVEDLCGHPSGDLKGKSMESLYPPDDTEKLIQTFKRLIESGGSGRDRVYMKINKGKVKLVEITSKKMSLNGRDVIIALVTDISELENAAVIIKRRNNELSALNDISATINSTLDLDVVLESSLNRSCEVTGMQGGCIYLLDKDTGKFTPSSCMNMDISILLPIDEIDMLKCIDKPALRGGSPVVVDTSEYSGEACRSLLEAGIRTVIYVPIIFQGQLLGIMNLAEKSVRHFTEEDLTFFTSIANTIGIAINNARYVKDVSSQAKKFSLLFKTTGILTSTLDLEEVLELFAKNAAEVAGTETCAVYFLDKKRNRLNIKAVYGTGPEEVGELLENALLSSGIISDVIETKSSKVVEDTSADPELSHVFLDKYDIRSFLCTPLVYHKDVTGVILLFTRGKQQEFSSGAIDVIENLADQAAQAIENAKLVDDLRKRNDELRRVFDIQRKITQSINIGDTLNVIVENVPYLIKLPYCVIFLIDEEHQEITSVKATKAVEMKHGKLKFRMDELVASRIAMDEMRPLVIENARDFPKIARPIVDLLDMKSTIILPLIARGKKLGVMWLYTDEKPVIFEDEDVRRAIALSDQAAVSIDNARLFRELSSANDQLESSYEKLKDLDKMKMEFFTLISHELRTPLTTIKGFTELLHDGLLGPINEKQRDKLDKIKHNVDKLSDVVTSLSDLSSITSKKYSITMLPMALDELIREVVRSISFLVEEKKIKLSVDVPVNLPLINADREKIQQVLLNIINNAIKYTPPGGEIAIKAEDRENDILVSIRDTGIGIPKSDLEKIFTGFYHSGYKLSYEYKGMGLGLALSKGIIESHGGRIWAESELGKWSTFYFTLPKYVTPIEEKYQLSEAR from the coding sequence ATGAGTAATGGCGGATATATTAGGCTATATAAACAGTTTGAGGATATATTTGAACACTCCGCAGGACCTGTTTTTATATTCAATGAACTCGAAGAGCTTGTTTATCATAACCTGAGCGGTAAGTCTCTTCTTGATACATCGGGCAAAATAAAGCCTGTATTTGCTGAGATCATCGATGTTGAAAATAAAAGTTTAAAGGAGATAGTTGAAAATTTAAGATCGGGATACATGGCAAATCCAGTAGAAAGCAATGTCATGACACCTACCGGCATTTCTAATTACTATATGGACATATGGCCGGCAAAATATGGCCGCGAGACATTTTACGTATGTTATCTAAATGCAAGCCGGAAAGAATGTCCCGATGTCATTAGCCGTGCCTGTGAGTCATTTTATAACGAGTCGAGCGACGCGATGCTTATCATAGACTGTGAGAATTACACTTTCATCAATGTAAATAAGCGGGTCGAAGATCTCTGCGGCCATCCTTCGGGAGACCTTAAAGGCAAAAGCATGGAATCCCTTTATCCCCCCGATGATACGGAAAAATTAATACAGACGTTCAAGAGGCTCATCGAAAGCGGGGGATCGGGCAGAGACCGCGTATATATGAAGATCAATAAAGGTAAAGTAAAGCTCGTCGAGATAACCTCAAAGAAGATGTCGTTAAACGGCAGGGATGTCATCATTGCGCTGGTGACCGATATCTCCGAGCTGGAGAATGCCGCGGTAATAATAAAGCGAAGGAACAACGAGCTATCGGCGCTTAACGACATCAGCGCGACGATCAACAGCACTCTTGACCTTGATGTTGTCCTTGAAAGCTCATTGAACCGGTCATGCGAAGTGACCGGCATGCAGGGCGGATGCATCTATCTGCTGGATAAAGATACAGGGAAGTTCACTCCCTCATCCTGCATGAATATGGATATTTCGATACTGTTGCCTATAGATGAGATCGATATGTTAAAATGTATCGATAAACCGGCCTTAAGGGGCGGCTCTCCCGTAGTGGTGGATACATCAGAGTATTCCGGGGAGGCTTGCAGATCACTTCTGGAGGCCGGCATAAGAACGGTCATATATGTGCCTATCATATTCCAGGGCCAGCTGCTTGGGATCATGAACCTTGCCGAAAAAAGTGTCCGTCACTTTACCGAAGAAGACCTTACGTTCTTTACAAGTATCGCGAACACAATAGGGATAGCCATTAACAATGCCCGGTATGTAAAAGATGTCAGTTCCCAGGCAAAGAAGTTTTCATTGTTATTCAAGACGACGGGTATACTGACTTCCACGCTGGACCTTGAAGAGGTGCTTGAGCTTTTTGCCAAAAACGCCGCGGAAGTGGCCGGAACGGAGACATGTGCCGTATATTTCCTGGATAAAAAAAGAAATCGACTTAATATTAAAGCGGTATACGGGACAGGCCCGGAAGAAGTTGGCGAGCTGCTTGAAAATGCCCTTTTATCCTCGGGGATCATATCCGATGTCATTGAAACAAAATCCTCAAAGGTAGTAGAGGACACATCTGCGGATCCGGAGCTATCCCATGTTTTCCTCGATAAATACGATATTCGCTCGTTCTTATGCACGCCGCTGGTATACCACAAGGATGTCACCGGGGTCATACTACTTTTTACAAGGGGTAAACAACAGGAATTTTCTTCAGGCGCCATCGACGTCATCGAAAACCTTGCCGACCAGGCTGCACAGGCTATAGAGAACGCAAAGCTTGTGGACGACCTCCGTAAGCGTAACGATGAGCTAAGGCGCGTTTTCGACATTCAGAGAAAAATAACACAGAGCATCAACATCGGGGATACGCTGAATGTCATAGTTGAAAATGTCCCTTACCTGATAAAGCTTCCTTACTGTGTCATATTCCTCATAGATGAGGAACATCAGGAGATAACCTCGGTCAAGGCGACAAAAGCGGTTGAAATGAAACATGGCAAGCTAAAGTTCAGGATGGACGAGCTTGTCGCATCCCGGATCGCCATGGACGAAATGAGGCCGCTGGTGATCGAGAACGCCCGTGATTTCCCTAAGATCGCCCGGCCGATAGTTGATCTTCTCGATATGAAATCAACAATAATCCTGCCTCTCATAGCCCGTGGGAAGAAGCTTGGCGTAATGTGGCTATACACAGATGAAAAGCCCGTAATATTCGAGGATGAGGATGTGAGGCGTGCTATAGCGCTATCGGACCAGGCAGCTGTATCCATCGATAACGCCAGGCTGTTCAGAGAACTGTCAAGCGCAAATGACCAGCTTGAGAGCTCTTACGAAAAACTGAAAGACCTTGATAAAATGAAAATGGAATTCTTCACATTGATATCCCATGAGCTCAGGACACCTTTGACGACGATAAAAGGGTTTACGGAGCTGCTGCATGATGGTCTCCTCGGCCCTATAAACGAGAAGCAGCGTGATAAGCTGGATAAGATAAAGCATAACGTAGACAAGCTAAGCGATGTTGTGACCAGCCTGTCGGATCTTTCAAGCATCACGTCAAAGAAGTATTCCATAACAATGCTCCCGATGGCGCTGGATGAACTTATACGCGAGGTCGTGAGAAGCATTTCATTCCTGGTAGAAGAGAAAAAGATCAAACTTTCGGTTGACGTGCCCGTGAACCTCCCGTTGATAAATGCGGACAGGGAAAAGATCCAGCAGGTATTGCTCAATATAATCAACAACGCGATAAAGTATACGCCTCCCGGGGGAGAGATCGCGATCAAGGCCGAGGACAGGGAGAACGACATCCTTGTCTCGATACGTGATACGGGCATTGGGATACCTAAAAGCGATCTTGAGAAGATATTTACCGGATTCTATCATTCCGGATATAAATTATCTTATGAATATAAGGGAATGGGCCTCGGGCTCGCGCTCTCCAAAGGGATAATCGAGAGCCATGGGGGCAGGATATGGGCGGAAAGCGAGCTCGGAAAGTGGAGCACGTTCTATTTCACCCTGCCGAAATATGTGACGCCGATAGAGGAAAAATACCAGCTATCGGAGGCCAGATAA
- a CDS encoding HAD family hydrolase, giving the protein MAERCTVDLDRYKAVLFDMDGVITKTMPLHYESWKEAFGMYGVKVEKIDVYKREGETSTQMAKEISDEKNAGLSPEELDAIREEKGRLFNERASMHAEAFPGVSDTLKMLREKGVKLALVTGSRKDSLKSIMSRVGLEHSFDVIVTGDDVKNGKPNPEPFQKAMEKLGVDKSHCVVVENAPLGIKSAKAAGVDYVIAVMTSLDESYLKEADDIMPSFADLEKCLARRYEKPKRISEN; this is encoded by the coding sequence ATGGCAGAGCGTTGCACAGTTGATCTTGACCGATATAAGGCCGTACTTTTTGACATGGATGGAGTAATCACAAAAACAATGCCGCTGCACTATGAATCCTGGAAGGAGGCATTCGGCATGTATGGCGTGAAAGTGGAAAAGATCGATGTCTATAAGCGGGAAGGAGAGACATCGACACAGATGGCAAAGGAGATCTCGGATGAAAAGAACGCCGGACTAAGCCCTGAGGAATTGGACGCGATACGTGAAGAAAAAGGAAGGCTCTTCAACGAGAGGGCATCAATGCATGCCGAAGCTTTTCCGGGGGTGTCGGATACTCTTAAGATGCTGCGTGAAAAAGGAGTGAAGCTTGCGCTGGTCACCGGCAGTAGAAAGGATTCCTTAAAGAGCATAATGTCCCGGGTAGGCCTGGAGCACAGCTTTGACGTAATTGTCACCGGAGATGATGTCAAGAACGGAAAGCCTAACCCCGAGCCGTTCCAGAAGGCGATGGAAAAGCTGGGGGTGGATAAGAGCCATTGTGTCGTCGTGGAGAACGCTCCGCTTGGTATAAAGTCGGCAAAGGCGGCAGGCGTGGACTATGTCATCGCCGTAATGACCTCTCTGGATGAAAGCTACCTGAAGGAAGCTGATGACATCATGCCTTCGTTCGCCGACCTGGAAAAATGCCTGGCAAGACGTTATGAAAAACCGAAGCGCATCAGTGAGAATTAA
- a CDS encoding tetratricopeptide repeat protein, producing MPSRYLLTQLFGHMDPESQGEINEKINRMTDEDISTLIRKSIEVSFKDVLNDRDIGKLSEVIDKYEPHDFSMTGTRSFRVALEADLYETYKRSSPEIVPDFEDFDCCFNKLIESLSSSLNDIVKHTMDTFSTAGREVHDLNDSIMELRVFPCRDFGELDLNEISKMPAQIELSEYMTDLVSHFNAIKLISDRDASRTIELIDKMMGAPGYLRFLDRRKKYEEVMRLYRIVRNVEQGSKDRSPQKDDLMVSIGIILYNIDPSEKLVSYLASLRPSCASDHLLYMYNAILALNYLLTSRLDLASLHAKNALTRTTDTDKKAYVRILQGCISIKQCDYDKAITSLSEGSGLVKDGRLKALISFYTGVVYFEKKDYAKAIESFEVSLKNVTEPIDLVTIHNNIGSCAVNLGDVYRAEEEFDAMENLAGKLRGKHIHQCRLVSNNYMGIVSRIKGDYSKAMEYYKKTIKMCVRINDSEGIANQLGNMGLVYSYKKDYIRALQLFNACMTYSEKIGYWIGIKFSFWHSYQTMNMDDKREEAQKFRETYVAKYPELKNLF from the coding sequence ATGCCGTCTCGATACTTGCTGACACAGCTATTCGGCCATATGGACCCGGAAAGCCAGGGGGAGATCAATGAAAAGATCAACAGGATGACCGATGAGGACATAAGCACCCTGATCAGAAAGTCCATTGAGGTAAGCTTTAAAGACGTTTTGAATGACAGGGACATAGGAAAGCTATCCGAGGTAATAGACAAGTATGAGCCCCATGATTTTTCAATGACAGGTACAAGAAGCTTCAGGGTCGCGCTGGAAGCCGACCTTTACGAGACCTACAAAAGATCGTCGCCGGAAATAGTCCCGGATTTTGAGGATTTCGATTGCTGCTTCAACAAATTGATCGAGAGCCTGAGCTCGTCTCTAAATGATATAGTAAAGCATACGATGGACACTTTTTCGACGGCCGGCAGAGAAGTCCATGACCTTAACGACAGCATTATGGAGCTTCGTGTGTTCCCGTGTAGAGATTTCGGAGAGCTTGACCTTAACGAGATCTCCAAGATGCCGGCCCAGATAGAGCTATCGGAGTATATGACGGATCTCGTCAGCCACTTTAACGCAATAAAATTGATATCGGATCGTGACGCGAGCAGGACGATCGAGCTAATAGACAAGATGATGGGCGCGCCGGGATATCTAAGGTTTTTGGACAGGCGTAAAAAATACGAAGAGGTGATGAGGCTATACCGGATAGTCAGGAATGTAGAGCAGGGTAGCAAGGACAGAAGCCCTCAAAAAGACGACCTTATGGTGTCCATAGGCATAATACTCTATAACATAGACCCGTCGGAAAAGCTCGTATCTTACCTGGCATCACTTAGACCGTCCTGCGCCAGCGATCATTTGCTCTATATGTATAATGCGATCCTTGCTTTGAACTACCTGCTCACCAGCAGGCTAGACCTCGCGTCTCTGCACGCAAAGAACGCCCTTACCAGAACGACCGATACGGATAAAAAAGCATACGTCAGGATACTACAGGGATGCATCTCCATAAAGCAATGTGACTATGACAAAGCCATAACATCCCTGTCCGAAGGCTCCGGCCTGGTTAAGGACGGCAGGCTGAAGGCGCTTATTTCATTTTATACTGGTGTCGTATACTTCGAGAAAAAGGACTATGCAAAAGCTATAGAAAGCTTTGAGGTATCGCTAAAAAACGTTACGGAGCCCATAGACTTAGTCACGATACATAACAACATAGGGTCCTGTGCGGTAAACTTAGGGGACGTGTACCGGGCGGAAGAAGAATTTGACGCCATGGAAAATCTTGCCGGCAAGCTAAGGGGAAAGCACATACATCAGTGCAGGCTTGTCTCGAATAACTATATGGGGATAGTGTCCCGGATAAAAGGCGACTACAGTAAGGCCATGGAGTATTATAAGAAGACGATAAAGATGTGCGTCCGCATCAATGACAGCGAAGGGATAGCCAACCAGCTTGGCAACATGGGGCTTGTGTACAGTTATAAAAAAGATTATATCCGGGCTTTACAGCTATTCAACGCTTGTATGACCTACTCCGAAAAGATCGGATACTGGATCGGTATAAAGTTCTCCTTCTGGCATTCGTACCAGACGATGAACATGGATGACAAGCGCGAGGAAGCGCAAAAGTTCAGGGAGACATATGTGGCAAAATACCCGGAGCTAAAGAACCTGTTCTAA
- the aroC gene encoding chorismate synthase → MFGNTFGRCFRVTTFGESHGPALGLVIDGCPAGLLLSESDIQPELDKRRPGQSELTTKRSEADRVEILSGVFEGRTTGMPIAMIVRNKDVDSSSYDAIKDLIRPGHADLGYMEKFGFRDHRGGGRSSGRETVCRVAAGAVAKKLLDMKGIRVYAHVTSIYDVIATDMGLDDVINNTYTNPVRCADLSAAKKMEEAIIAAKSEGDSLGGTVEAIALGVPAGLGAPVFGKLDADLASALMGIGAVKGVEIGLGFESARLRGSVMNDEYYLDEGVIKTRTNYAGGIVGGISSGMPVVCTVAVKPTPSVSKPQNTVNIVTKKESVIEIKGRHDPSIVPRIVPVVESMISLVLVDHMIMSGRIGPDRV, encoded by the coding sequence ATGTTCGGCAACACTTTTGGCAGGTGCTTTCGAGTAACGACATTTGGAGAAAGCCACGGGCCCGCCCTCGGATTGGTGATAGACGGATGCCCTGCAGGGCTTTTACTGAGCGAATCGGATATACAGCCGGAGCTTGATAAGCGCCGTCCGGGGCAGAGCGAGCTGACCACAAAAAGGTCTGAGGCTGACCGGGTGGAGATACTGTCAGGAGTGTTTGAAGGCAGGACGACTGGCATGCCGATAGCCATGATAGTCCGGAATAAAGACGTAGACTCATCCTCGTATGACGCTATTAAAGACTTAATAAGGCCCGGCCATGCTGACCTTGGCTATATGGAAAAGTTTGGTTTCAGGGACCACAGAGGAGGCGGCAGGTCTTCGGGAAGGGAGACAGTCTGCCGCGTTGCGGCCGGAGCGGTGGCGAAGAAGCTTCTTGACATGAAAGGCATCCGTGTATATGCCCATGTGACTTCAATCTATGACGTCATTGCAACAGATATGGGCCTTGACGATGTCATCAACAACACTTATACTAATCCGGTCAGATGCGCCGATCTTTCCGCGGCCAAAAAAATGGAGGAGGCCATAATAGCTGCAAAGAGCGAGGGAGACAGCTTAGGCGGCACGGTGGAAGCTATCGCGCTGGGAGTCCCTGCAGGCCTTGGAGCCCCCGTATTCGGAAAACTGGATGCAGACCTCGCATCAGCGCTTATGGGCATAGGTGCCGTAAAAGGCGTAGAGATAGGGCTTGGCTTCGAGTCCGCCAGGCTCAGGGGCAGCGTCATGAACGACGAGTATTACCTTGATGAAGGTGTCATCAAGACCAGGACCAACTATGCCGGCGGCATCGTAGGAGGAATAAGCTCGGGCATGCCCGTGGTTTGCACTGTGGCAGTGAAGCCGACTCCTTCAGTATCAAAGCCTCAGAACACGGTCAATATTGTCACGAAAAAAGAATCCGTCATTGAGATAAAAGGGCGGCACGATCCCTCAATAGTTCCCCGCATCGTACCGGTCGTAGAGTCGATGATAAGCCTGGTGCTCGTCGACCATATGATCATGAGCGGGAGGATAGGCCCGGACAGGGTATGA